ATGCAACATAGTGAGGTTTTAATTCATTATCAACAGTTGTTTCATTGTGCACTTTGAGAGATTTTACACCCATCTCGTTCAAAGTTTTCATAAGAATATGATCCATCCCACAGTTATTCGGGAGTGAGCGAGTTTTGGATTTGCTTTGATTTCTCAGGGCCTGTCCGAGTAGATGATTTCGTCTCACAACTTCTTCTAAATTTTGGATTCGTTGGATTAGCTGAGATTGTAAATCAAGGGAATGTTCGCCTACTTTTAACCGGGCTATCAATTCAATTCTATTGAATGGTTTAGTCATATAATCATTTGCTCCGGCTTTTAACCCGGCTATTACATCATTCTTAGCAGTTTTAGCAGTCAATAAAATAATATAAGTGCGAATAATCTCATTGGTGGCCCTAAGTTTTTTACATAATTCTACCCCGCTAATTCCAGGCATCA
This window of the candidate division KSB1 bacterium genome carries:
- a CDS encoding response regulator transcription factor, with product MKILIAEDDAITGQFLKIILNKVGYDTILAINGNQAWEILQQEDPPKLAIFDWMMPGISGVELCKKLRATNEIIRTYIILLTAKTAKNDVIAGLKAGANDYMTKPFNRIELIARLKVGEHSLDLQSQLIQRIQNLEEVVRRNHLLGQALRNQSKSKTRSLPNNCGMDHILMKTLNEMGVKSLKVHNETTVDNELKPHYVA